The genomic segment ACAGGTTGAACACAGCAGGTTCAGGGTCTCTGTAACACGTTATTCTAAGGAAAGCAGATGTTATGCGCTGTCAAACAGCCTCGGAGGAGCACACAGCGCATGTACTGCAGAGAGAGCACTCAGCTCAATCAAAGGACTCCAGAATGTTGACAGTCTTCCTCTCTTAGTAACTGTGTTTACGGCAGCAGGCTAAAGGCTGATAAGTGATGTGTCGGTGCTTCACAGAGACGGGACAGGCTTGGCTCTACCAGCCTCCACTTGACCAGAACAGACTCTTATCTGCTCGCCTCTGACACCATCCTGATGCTGCATTCAGAAGCCATGGGAGGGATGGTTAGACGAAGTCATGAAAACATCCTGAATGGTCCGATTGCAGTTTGCAAGAGATGTTTCTGATATGTTTTTTCCGATAtctgagcaaaagaaaaacaaacaaaaaaaaaaacttcctcgGTTAACATTTACTTTAAGCCGTGCAGAGTGGCCGAACCTTTGATGCTTTTTCAGGGATACGTTtaatatagatttaaaaaatagtgGGTTATGAATGAAATTCATGAAATTCTAGTTTTGTAGCTGTTTTTAATTCTTACTGAATGAAGAATTTTGGTGGAGGTATCAATTAACTGGGGTCTGGTCTGGTCCTTGGGCAAGATTctgaacctcaaactgctcctgatgtgctggtctgcACTTTCCCCGGATCAACGTATGAATGTACGCGCTGTAAAACGCTTTGGaccacagcagctgctcctaCCTGCGTCTACTCACAATGCTCTGAGTAAATAttacataatgtacatgtcATGCATAGGGGCTGTGTGTAAGTGTCACCACACACGCACGCTGCAGTCACTGGATGTGGGTGGAGGTCAGAAAGTGCTGGAGTGGGGGTGTGGGTAGGACCATTGTTTTCTGGCCGCCAAGTCAGACAAGGATTGTTCACAGGGCGCTCCAAACAGGCCGTGGTCACGGGGTGTGGTGCTTCCAAGTTTATTGTGTGCAGCATCCTGTCCTGGTCACTATAAATAGAGGGaacagaagaagatggagggcCGCAGCTGAAGCTTACAGCTGTCCGACCCACAGGAACTCCAGGAGCAGAGGTCAGTGTAGCTCGGACTTCAGAGAGCTGGCCTCAACTTTGAAAGAGAccattattttaaattcataccgcattttttaaaaatatatattaacaATGGCTGAGATGACTAAGTGTGACATGAAAAGTGGTCTTTTGGTAACAAGCGACCCACACGGACTTATCTCCCAACTCTGCAGTTTACTCTACAGAGCATTTTAGCGTCCTTCaggctcattgttttggatttagGACTTGCACCTTTACTGTTGTCATCACTCTCACTGCGCTCATCAACATGGATTCCAGCAGCAAAACAGCTCTGATACCCAGCTCACACTACCTGCCTGGCACTGaacagcagaaagacaaagCTAGCGAGTCAGCTGGTAAACATGAGGGAGTGTTCGGCAGCTGAACAAGCAGAGCTTTTTCTCAAAAGTTGATGTAATCCAAAAATGGAGCTAATGAACATCCATCAGGTGGCAGCATACACAAGTCCAACTGAATGTTAATGCTCCATGTCTTCTGGATGTGCAAAAAAGACGAAAAAAGACTTTCCCAATTGAGCAGGTCTAGACCATACTCGATGATTAATGTATTTACAGAGACCCAACATTTCTCCCATGAGCAAGCAAGCTTTACTAATTGAGATATGAAGATTAATAATACTAAAAGTACGATTATATGTGCACAAGCTCGACTGTACACTGAAGGTATGAACAACATCTTTTTCAAATTACTTTAAGTCCCCGTCTACTTCAATTGTAGACCACGAAATTTTCTGTTGACATCAGAGCAGATAAAGACTAAATGATTTAACATTATTTGGGCGAACTCTTCCTTTGATGCAGGTTTGTGTAAATCTTCGCCACTGGtgggtttgttttcatgttacTTATTTAGCATTAATAGCTTATTTTACTAACAatcattaatttttttcctccttaGGCTTCCTCTTTCATAGCGTTTGTTCAGAGGAAGGTCAGTCAGATACTTCTGTGTCGAAGAGTGTGACAGCTGGAACACCTACGCCAAATGGAGGTGATCCACCCATGCCTAGTACATCTAATGATGGTAATACTATTGGAACCCCTACAGTTCTAACTCTGACAACTGGCAAGACCAGTGAAActacacaaacaccaacacccGCAAAATCAACGGCTGTGGTCACCACCGTTGATAGCTCATCGGTTGCTGCATCCGAGGCCACAAACGCCTCAGTTGCACAGCAGTCACAAGCAGCCACCACAGACAAACCAGCAGTACTTACCATCACCACTACTGACTCTACCCCTACTCGAAAGCAAGATCCCATTCCTACAGTTGATACCTTAAACCAACCCCAGCTGACCACAGCTGAAACATCCCAGCTGACCCCAGCTGCAACATCCCAGCTGACCCCAGTTGCAACATCATCCAGCAAAAGCGGTGTAGAGGTATCTGACAATCCTGACGCTGTACAGACATCTGAAGCTTCTGGATCCACTAAGCCATCTGGGACTGAGGTGCCTGTCACTGTGCAACAACCGACAACAATGATCACAAAGACCCCTGCAGGCGGTGCAGCGGGGCAACAGTCCCTGGCTCACACCACCAGCACTTCTGAGACAAATCAAGACGACAGCGAAGGAGGCAAGTTCCCCTGTGGATCTCCTGTTTATTAACATGGAAATAATAAACcttatgggggggggggggggcttaatGATTCAAGGGCTCATACTGGGGAcaaaatgtttactgttgcCATGTTGTTTATGTTCCAAGGCATCCAGAATAAAACTGGGACAGCCACAAGCCCTGTACAGACAGCATCGAGCGCCCCTTCTCCAGCTGGGAACCCAGGAACGACCAGTACCCCCTCCATACTGACCACGGCTGGACCTTCTGTAACAGGTTCCTCAGACACCAAAACTGGAACTACGTCCCTGCaaaccacccccacccccaccaaaGCTACCACCCCACcatccaccaccatcaccacagcttccaccaccaccacagccacaACAGCTCCAAAGACGTTTAAGGTAAGACATCATGTAGTGAGGCAGATAGAGCCAGTTGGCTTGCCGGTACTTTACATTAACATACAATGCAAATGAACGTCTCATTGTTCGAGACTCAAAAGTCGCTGATGCTTTTGACTGACATTTATTTCCTGGCTTCTGTCTGCAGTATTCCCTGAACAACGGACATGAGGTAggatttgactttattttgagGTTTGTATCTGTAAATCTATGCTGGCATCAGACTGTTTCTATTCACATAAACAACACATGTGATAATAAACACAGTTCATGCGCCGACTCTCACCGAGCCTCTGCTATTGTCCTGTCACTGGGAGGCAGGGCCACACCCGTTCTACTCCTTTTTATTCACCGACATTTACTCTCAAAGGTCCCTTTAgttcaaacatgtttaataattGTGCAACATCCTGCAGGAAGAACAAAaataagacatgtttttgtttaaggACTGGACCATCATGTTCTCTTGGATTTCTACGGCCTTGACACAAATTGGTACATGCCAGTGCCCACGGTGACTTTTTACTGCTTCAATGAGAATTTCTTCACCTTGACGAACCGTTCACCAACTAGTgaaaactcagtcattatctgctcaagTTTGGTATTCCACTTGTAGTCCACTTCGACAGAAAAATCATTAATCATCAATAAACAGAATAATCATGGGCCCCACTGGCATGATCCAAGTTTCTGGAAGAAGAAGCTTAAAACAAGggtgtaaatgttttttgtttttttttttgtttttttttacaacagtttaaaacaatTCCCCATCTATTTCAGCTGTCCAGAAGAAGGCTTGCTTGCTTAAAGCACTacaacagaatcagaatcaggaaTAGATTCATTACCACCAATGGGGAATTTGTCCTGGTGAACGAGGTGCATGCATTGATTGCTGCATGGAAGATTTCATAGATGAAGCAGACGTggtaaaatgtgacaatgtCTGAGGAATAATGACCTTAAAGCTCAAAAGACCCAGACTGTAAAGAAATCACTTTTCCTCTTAATTATTTTCTGGTTGACCATATCAGATTCAGCTGATGATAACTGGCTTACATttgtccaaaaataaaaaaaaagatgaaagtaCTGTTCGTAACCTTCATGTGTGTTGGTATGGTCTGGGTGCAAAATCTTAATATCTAAAACCAGCCAagtaagatattttttttgtcaagtatGTAATAGAGTCAAAGAGCAAAATCTTCAAAAATGACAACTGTTacaaagaataagaaaaataaacagaagtaCTTCCCACCCCTGGAGGGGCTCTGGGTGGATCTCCGAGTTGATTCCAGCAGACAGGACACAGCGAAGCACGCTATGAAAGAGTAGGAATCCAATCACTGGGTGGAAAAAGTGTCTTATGGGAACCCTTCCTGCCTTTCACTAGTTTCCTACGTTCCCACACCTCTTCCATCCACTCACACTCTCTGACTGCCCACGCAGCTGTGCTGTTCCATAACACACCAAAAATAATCCGCGCATGGCAGCACAGAAGGATACGACCTCAGCGTTCACCTCTGGCCTTCCTGTCCAAACTCTGACAGCATGTATGGCAGAAGGGTTGTCGATGGCTCATCAGCTCATGGATTGTTGGGTTGATTTGTTTGAATCATCAATATAGACGATTACAGACGTGTTGTTTCACCTTTAGAAtaaggaggagaaagagctgGTGGAGCTGTGCAAATGGCTGCTGGTCAACTTGCAAGATGGAAACTGCAGCCTGACGTGGAGGGACAGCAATGGCACCAAGAAGTTTGAGGATGTGAAGATAACGGGGATAGGTAAGCACCGTCGGCCCTCTGTAGAAGCCTGATTTGTCAGGTTAAATCAAAGTCAATCAGAATTCTCTATAAACCACCTGCGAAcaattgatttgaaatgtatCTTACAGTGAAAGGCGAATTGGTATCCCAGCATTATGAAGACATCGTCAAGGTAAAGGTAAATGCACGGATGCTATCATCAATATAAGTAAGCACCAGCAGCGTTGGGGGGGGTCCAAAGTAACAAATAAATTTGTCGTGTTTCCTACTTAAAGAAACCGGCGGATAACAAAACCCTGATAGCCATCCTGGCCTCTTGCGGAGCTCTGCTGATCATGATCGTCATCCTCGCTGTTTGTGCCTCCCACCACCGCAAGCCGTACAATGAGAACCAGGTAGGTGGAACGTTTTCCCACTCCGACATAATAAAGGGTCCTGCGGGGGGGGAAGGCTGATCCTTGAGGTACCaacattttttgtctgtcagGTAACCAACCAGCACGTGTTTGTACCATCAGGAATATAAATAGTGAAAAGCTTCTTTCTAAGCAATTCAAAAAGGAAAGTAGATGGAAAATGAACAGTTCTGAGAGATGTCATCCCTCTGATCTCTACAGCAACACCTGACAGATGAGCTGCACACGGTGGAGAACGGTTACCACGACAACCCCACGCTGGAGGTGATGGAGGCGCAGCCGGAGatgcaggagaagaagatggTGCTGAATGGAGAGTTCAACGACAGCTGGATTGTCCCTATGGACAACCTGCTGAAGGAGGACATGCCTGACGAGGAGGACACTCACCTGTAGAGACGATCAGggacggaggagaagaagacagtgGCGGGGCCCGGCTCTCACcgtaaaacaaagaaaagaatcCACACTTCCTGCTCCATGCCGGCCCCACTCACTCACCTTATACTCCTGACCTTAGGATTCTGTAGCTGGCGAAGACCTCCCCACAAAGAAATACACCCTATAGAACAAACAAGCTCCCTTTCTGCTGCACGCTGGTATGAAAAAGTCAGAAAGAATGAATGACATTGGGGATGAATGACACAAGAAAAAGGTGGCCTTAGGAAGATTTGCTTCAAGTCCACTAAATCAATCACTGTTGTGCCTATACCGcgttttatatatacatatttgaaGTGTGACTTCCTACAGAGCACAGTTAGACATTTCTCACACTAAAAACTCAGAAAGTGCCCAAAATCCCAAGAGGATTGTGCCTTCTCTCTGATTTGTACACAAGCACCTGTAAATAGAGTACcataatgttattttacataaaatgagAAAGAGCCAGGTGACGATGCTCACCGATCACTTTGCTCTGAAGGCCTGATAGGAAGGACATCAGAGAGGTAACAGCAACGTCAACTGCCTCGGCTGTTCTAAAGTTACTAACTTAGATAGATGACCTCAGGATACTTCAGTGAATCCTGGTGATTTTCCACGAGGGCCTTTTGGCTACGAGGGAGCTGCCAGTAACTAGTGCAACTGAGCATTAAACCTGGTCATGAACAAAGGGAATGTCCACAAAGACCCTGCTCCAGGCAGATCGGTCTATAGTAATAAAACGTATGGAGGGTTTTAATCTGAAATGCTCATATTGACTCAAATTTGGATGGAAAGCCCAAGGGGGCATAAAACaagtatatttttttcatagCGTTTTAGTGTTGCCTCTTGatatgtgttttcatgtgattttattgCAGTCAAGGGAAAAGCGCCGCCAAATGTTGTCATTTGAAAAGAAGTCTTCCCGTCCCCCTTTGGCTTTCATACTTGGAGGCTCATGCTCAGAATTCTTAAAGGAAAAATCAACTAGTCACATATTTTGGTGAGCTTTTCCAtccaacattaaaaaaaaaaacacataaagccCAGTTATTTAAAATGCCTCATTTTGATCACTCCACATGTCATCTTTTAGTGTTTCCATTATATGTCAAGGTGAAACTGGATGGCATCCATCGTGTTTGCCTCCAATAATCCCATGTTGCAAAGGAAAACGGTGTACACATAGGGAAAGTTAAAATAGGTCAACTGTTAACCAGCGGTCCTCTACTTTAAAGTGATTTGTGAGCTCGACATATGCAAAGATTGCAAATAGTGGCCACCTCATGTGTAAAAATTTATCTTACATGTCTTTATGTTAATTAAATGGTAACACTACAGTGTCAAGGCCTGACAGTCCGCTTCAATTCAACCTAGCCTGATCACCGTTGGTACCCGTTTTAATCTCGTCTCAGCTGCACAGTGGCAGGTTTCTATCCCTATGTGTTaccacacagcagctggagaagTCTGCCCcctataaaaaacattttatttcacaagaTTATTAGGTATAAAATTGTGCTCGCTCATACCAGCTACCTAAATACACCTGCTTATTTCATTCAAGATCCAcacattattccctgagaaattaatgaaatgtcaaaaataatttcataaGGCTAAAGAAAATGAGGGAAATAAAATCCTGGATCCACCCACTTTTTCTGGATCAGCACCAACACTTGATGGAGTCTGTCTTGGACTGAGACCCATCCTCTAATCAAACTTCGTGGAAATcggttcagtagtttttgtgtaatcctgctgagaaaccaacaaataaacaaacagacgaGGGAGAGATGCTAACTTCCCGGGCTGAAGTAATAACATATCCTTGAAGAGTATGGGATGTTCCTGCTTCTGTCTCGCCCAGTCTGTTGTGACCAGCAGCTGATGGTTTTATAACATAAGTAAAACAGCAACTAAATGCTGTCCAAGTCACCAGGAGATGTGTCCTTTTTGTGGTCAACTTCATCTCACTCTCAGCGAGTCACTTACTGGACTGTCTATATAGCAACATACTCAAGGGAATCTTGGGAAATGAAGGAAACCAGAATGGTTCATTACCCTGTAATTACCACCACTGCAATTTTGTGCAAAATGTCTCATATCTTAAACTGTGACGGACCTTCACAACAGAGTTTTCCTCTGTGGTCCATATTAGTTTGGCTAAGCTGTCTGGTTGCACTATTGGACTGGACAatgcaattattattattgttattattattattattattattattattattattataggactgatgataaaaacactaaaacaacacAGGTTGTAATAACATGGAGTCATCCTTAACTACTTCTGCTTCCATTTGTCTTATTGGATGTTACGATCATGTATTCTTATGAGTCAAGCTGCGAAACGAGTAGATAGTTTCCAGTTTATCAGGACCACAGTGTGTATACTTATACTCTTATTCTGACAACTGCGTCAAGTGACTGTGACTTGGGGAAAAAGGCACAGGAATTCTCCACAGTTAGATGCTGGTAATAATGCTGGACAGATGCTGACCTTGGCTTTTAAAGCTGATGTTGCTGAAGAGGGATACATCATTAAATCACTTGGTGCACCTCTAAagcaaaacactgtaaatagttgtttttgtcactgatgCTGGAGGGGTGGAGTCATCTAACATGTCTTGACCTGATATTTAAACCCTCCCAGCAGAGCCTGAGCacgtttctttttcctcttccattttggattttgttcagttttatattttactcCCCTTTAAGCCAATTAAGAAGATAATATATATTTACCTATATAGTGAAAACATCACCTTGGGCACTCCAATCcaacttttctttcttgtttgtttcttgtttgtgtgtctataatttcactttttttttttttatagctgtgCCATTTTCACCAAAGTTGGTTACcagtattttatgtatttatggtTTGTTTGCTGCTGAGAGCAAAAAACAGGGGTCTGACACACTGGAAGCTGTAAATTGTCAACCGTCTTGGCGGTCATGTTGCTGTACCTGTTCAAATAAAGGAAGCCTTTTTCCACTTTGCTTCTGTAGTAATGTCCCCGTTCTGTTCAACTGCCTGTAATGTCTATTTatgtccactagagggcaggaaacaccacagagagagaagttaAGAAAACCTCAACAAAATACAATCTTTATTCATtatatacattacatacaaTGCAATACTACAAGGCTTTCTACACATTCACTGTATCCACAGAGTAGTGCTCACTGATCTGAGAGTACCAGCCTTTAAACTCGAGTCCCACCCAGGGGTCGAGAGAAGGgcaaaatgcaaagaaaaaaaaaaaatgaaaatgaaaaaaataacatttcatccAGCAAACATTGTCACATGGAGGATGTTTACCCTAAAATAGCACAAAGAAAATTAGTATttggcattgtttttttttctttttctttacaaagGTGCTTTCAATTAGTCTTTAAAACTCAGTTTTCTTctggcacaaaacaaaaatagatgCTACCCAAGCAAGATGAGCCCTTAATGATGTCAAATATCATAAATAATCCCCCACAAAGCATTGTCATTTTCTAAGATagtttcatccttttttttttttttttttgctctggtgttttgtttttctttgtgtttaaaacGCTGATCTGTTTAGTTTTAGTCAGTATCAGGGCAGCAGGATTATGGGCAAAATAAACATGAACGGACATGTAAGACATGCCATGATCTGCCTCCAGCAAACTAACATTAACGTGCAAAATGGCCAAATACTCGAAATACAATCGGCAACATCCCACATCATGATTGACTTTCCTCAATTGATGAATTTAGAGAATTAAATGTCTCGCAACTCGAATTTGGAGTGACGGAAACAGGCAGATCATAGAAAAGATTATCTACAGTGATGATAAGTACATTAGCAGAGCACCCATAATCACAGAGAACCACATCCTGAGGGGGTCGACATCCTTTTGAGATCAGATATTGTATACAATATATAGTGCATTTAATGGAACAATCTCTCTCACATAAAGTAGCACATTATCAATTTAAAGCCACATCAAAGCAAGTGATCAATCTATATCTTTTCAATTCAGCGGGGAGCTCAATTGACAAGATACAGATTCATCAAGTGTGTTCGATAAAGCATCAGACGTTTCTATTCAGACTGGGgtttgtagaaaaaaagaagctcatGTCTGACACCTGAAGGACTATACCAGTGTGTTTTTTGCCTAGTAAATTCCAGCACGCATGCTTCAAATCATGTATCTTTCAAGGAATAATttgcaagaaagcaaaaaaaaagtgtacttCTCCAAATTTCTAAGACAGACTTGAAGGTTGACATCCCACTCATGCCTGTACGCAATATAGCCATTTCTAGCAGGTTaacttagcatgaagactggaacAAGGGGTAAAAAGCTCACCTGGCTTGGTCCAAAAGGCAACAATATCTACATCTGAGCACCTCTTAAGCAAACTTATTAACACCTTTTAGGTTGTTTGGTCAATTTGCAAAAAGTGTAAAATTGACGAGTTTTACAGGAGTTTATGTAACTGACTGTATATTGGCCAGGCACATACACCTCCTGAGGCCTtgttattaaatcagattatcaCCACACACTCCAACTTTGTTCATGAATGAGCTTTAGAAGGGTCAGAAGGCAGGTTCTGTTACCTTTTGCCAGAGCTGGTCTGTATGTTTCCCTGTTAATAGTCTTGAGGCTAAGCTTAGCTAACTAGCTGTTGGTGGTAGCTTAATAATTAGAGGGAGGCATGTACAGACATGACTGGTACCGCTCTCCTCAGCCAACTCTCAGCAGGAAAGCAGAGCCGTGTATCTATTTCTGACATTACTGCCAGCCTTCCTCTAAAACATGCTTTTGCTGTTCCCTTGCGTTCCACATAGCAGCTGGTTTCAGTTCACTTCAGCACCATTTAACACATTCATTCAGAAGTGAAACAGGCAGCCCATCACAGTAAAtgtaattatgattattatctATATCATCATTAACAGAAgctgaaatcaaatgaaaccaACAGCAGTATGCCATGCAGCCAACACTCAAACTTACACATTCTTTGACACACTGTGTGGAAGAATGTTCGTTCACAGGACGATCCTGTAATGTACCTCAACACACCAGTATGGTCCTTTAATTTCAAAGCAAGTGCCTCAGCTGTAGCGCAGCATTGTTAAAATGCCACTGAATAGGGACTAATTTGTCAACTTGTTTGTCTGATTTCAAAGTCTCAGTAAACAGAGTTTCACTCCTATTACAGATGTGACCCCTCAGTCAATATAAAATTAAATGAGATATTAAGTTaagattgtttttaattttgccaTTAagtcacacaacaaacaaaacatcttttacacCCAATTCTGCCCTCTTGTCAAGCTGACCTTGTGATGTCCTTTGTCCTCCATGTTCTTTGAGCTCACAGATAGAAATAGCACTGATCCTGTACATTACACACTAAATCTGTACAAATTGAGTTTAACAGTCATAGCAGATTTGCCAGGGATGTCGAGTGACGCTGTGCTCTGATGTATCACAGTTGTTAGAAATGTAGGACCGGGAGAGACAATCATTTGATTCTTTACCCTGACCAGTGACCACTGAGTTTTATCGATGGGACGACAGTGATCATATTACCACTACCAGACAACCCGTTGGCATCTCACTGAGAGTCATGGAAGACAATAAAGAAAACTGACAGTGTGACTTTGAGTAACCAGTAAGCACCAATGAAAACTTAACGATTTGGTGACAGCAGAGGTAAACTTTTCCAGCTGTGAGCAGAGGTCATGGTCATCATCAGTCAGACCAACAAACTTCtcaagtatccttgagcaagaaacAAATCCTCTGGCTACTCTTATGTGACTGAGCCCCACTCTACCTCTGTATGAAGATCTGAACAATCTGCCATTAGCCCAGCTCCTGCCCCAAATTATCTTTGTTTTAGTAATGTTACAGCCAGTAGGACAGGGCTTTTCCCTACAACTGTGAAATACATTCCAAAGTTAGTGTTGATGGGAACCTTTGTGCTGGGTGTCCCTTCCTCATTTACCACAAACAGCTgaacc from the Acanthopagrus latus isolate v.2019 chromosome 14, fAcaLat1.1, whole genome shotgun sequence genome contains:
- the podxl gene encoding podocalyxin isoform X2 produces the protein MRATMRITWLLLSLSFLFHSVCSEEGQSDTSVSKSVTAGTPTPNGGDPPMPSTSNDGNTIGTPTVLTLTTGKTSETTQTPTPAKSTAVVTTVDSSSVAASEATNASVAQQSQAATTDKPAVLTITTTDSTPTRKQDPIPTVDTLNQPQLTTAETSQLTPAATSQLTPVATSSSKSGVEVSDNPDAVQTSEASGSTKPSGTEVPVTVQQPTTMITKTPAGGAAGQQSLAHTTSTSETNQDDSEGGIQNKTGTATSPVQTASSAPSPAGNPGTTSTPSILTTAGPSVTGSSDTKTGTTSLQTTPTPTKATTPPSTTITTASTTTTATTAPKTFKYSLNNGHENKEEKELVELCKWLLVNLQDGNCSLTWRDSNGTKKFEDVKITGIVKGELVSQHYEDIVKKPADNKTLIAILASCGALLIMIVILAVCASHHRKPYNENQQHLTDELHTVENGYHDNPTLEVMEAQPEMQEKKMVLNGEFNDSWIVPMDNLLKEDMPDEEDTHL
- the podxl gene encoding podocalyxin isoform X1, translated to MRATMRITWLLLSLSFLFHSVCSEEGQSDTSVSKSVTAGTPTPNGGDPPMPSTSNDGNTIGTPTVLTLTTGKTSETTQTPTPAKSTAVVTTVDSSSVAASEATNASVAQQSQAATTDKPAVLTITTTDSTPTRKQDPIPTVDTLNQPQLTTAETSQLTPAATSQLTPVATSSSKSGVEVSDNPDAVQTSEASGSTKPSGTEVPVTVQQPTTMITKTPAGGAAGQQSLAHTTSTSETNQDDSEGGIQNKTGTATSPVQTASSAPSPAGNPGTTSTPSILTTAGPSVTGSSDTKTGTTSLQTTPTPTKATTPPSTTITTASTTTTATTAPKTFKYSLNNGHENKEEKELVELCKWLLVNLQDGNCSLTWRDSNGTKKFEDVKITGIVKGELVSQHYEDIVKVKKPADNKTLIAILASCGALLIMIVILAVCASHHRKPYNENQQHLTDELHTVENGYHDNPTLEVMEAQPEMQEKKMVLNGEFNDSWIVPMDNLLKEDMPDEEDTHL